One segment of Brassica napus cultivar Da-Ae chromosome C3, Da-Ae, whole genome shotgun sequence DNA contains the following:
- the LOC125583544 gene encoding uncharacterized protein LOC125583544 isoform X1, translating to MYRNMVEWRDQNPPPATMMIISNQVGSQFSWDLVRLQQRTLYNLFLAYSVRPVFSIVLSTSQEWRWKELLQNKRSAPLVVVQGAKLYCKSCNYGSQRLKKFRKHLSSYNHAREEGVTTVYTNVERVTADWGRNYKATPEFATAKIQVWWDMFDCPIPQGYDARQVPPSIEAAFKELGYSGPVSITAYGDHKHTPLQALSSTGVHVAHAVPGVEYKRMAGDVREWHADNPPQTAAIIMVISDNVDIISIGLVKLLQENKYNLFLAYSFRPYQMSYLLTSAEWLWESLLAGPLTKHSLLSESESSVSTAMFHCKLCRFDTISIDNFRAHLLSDEKHAQEEKVFSNLIYIVFKTRGDVE from the exons ATGTATCGGAATATGGTGGAATGGCGAGATCAAAATCCTCCTCCGGCTACAATGATGATCATATCAAATCAGGTGGGAAGTCAATTCTCCTGGGATCTGGTCCGGCTACAACAACGGACGCTATACAACCTTTTTCTGGCTTATTCAGTTAGGCCAGTATTTAGTATTGTCCTCTCCACAAGTCAAGAGTGGCGCTGGAAAGAATTGCTACAAAATAAACGAAGCGCACCGCTTGTTGTTGTTCAGGGCGCCAAGTTGTATTGTAAGTCGTGCAATTACGGTAGCCAACGCCTGAAGAAATTCAGGAAGCATCTCTCGAGTTATAATCATGCACGGGAA GAGGGTGTAACCACTGTGTACACGAACGTCGAACGTGTAACGGCGGATTGGGGAAGAAACTACAAGGCGACGCCTGAATTTGCGACAGCTAAAATACAGGTGTGGTGGGACATGTTTGACTGTCCGATACCCCAAGGTTATGATGCTCGTCAGGTCCCTCCGAGTATAGAAGCGGCATTCAAGGAACTAGGTTACTCTGGTCCTGTCTCCATCACTGCCTATGGCGACCATAAACATACTCCCCTACAAGCTCTCTCTTCCACTGGTGTCCATGTTGCACATGCCGTTCCCG GTGTCGAATACAAGCGCATGGCTGGAGATGTGAGGGAATGGCATGCTGATAATCCTCCTCAAACAGCTGCTATAATAATGGTCATATCGGATAATGTGGACATCATTTCAATTGGTCTTGTCAAGCTACTACAAGAGAATAAATACAACCTTTTTCTGGCTTATTCGTTTAGGCCTTACCAAATGTCATACCTGCTCACTTCTGCAGAGTGGCTCTGGGAAAGCTTACTTGCAGGTCCTCTCACGAAGCACAGTCTTCTCAGTGAAAGTGAAAGCAGTGTATCTACCGCAATGTTTCATTGCAAATTGTGCCGCTTTGATACCATAAGCATTGATAATTTCAGGGCACATCTCTTAAGTGATGAAAAACATGCGCAAGAA GagaaagtattttcgaatttaatatatattgtattcaAAACGCGAGGCGATGTCGAGTAG
- the LOC125575340 gene encoding uncharacterized protein LOC125575340 — MVEWRDQNPPPATMMIISNQVGSQFSWDLVRLQQRTLYNLFLAYSVRPVFSIVLSTSQEWRWKELLQNKRSAPLVVVQGAKLYCKSCNYGSQRLKKFRKHLSSYNHAREEGVTTVYTNVERVTADWGRNYKATPEFATAKIQVWWDMFDCPIPQGYDARQVRPSIEAAFKELGYSGPVSITAYGDHKHTPLQALSSTGVHVAHAVPGVEYKRMAGDVREWHADNPPQTAAIMMVISDNVDIISIGLVKLLQENKYNLFLAYSFRPYQMSYLLTSAEWLWESLLAGPLTKHSLLSESESSVSTAMFHCKLCRFDTISIDNFRAHLLSDEKHAQEVNSDMITEIKPESGEYRRTLNLSYDRQAFHYNSLVKASKKTTLLLQKKEKTTLQQAAQGKTAVYWDYENVPVPYDFPAETFTSTS, encoded by the exons ATGGTGGAATGGCGAGATCAAAATCCTCCTCCGGCTACAATGATGATCATATCAAATCAGGTGGGAAGTCAATTCTCCTGGGATCTGGTCCGGCTACAACAACGGACGCTATACAACCTTTTTCTGGCTTATTCAGTTAGGCCAGTATTTAGTATTGTCCTCTCCACAAGTCAAGAGTGGCGCTGGAAAGAATTGCTACAAAATAAACGAAGCGCACCGCTTGTTGTTGTTCAGGGCGCCAAGTTGTATTGTAAGTCGTGCAATTACGGTAGCCAACGCCTGAAGAAATTCAGGAAGCATCTCTCGAGTTATAATCATGCACGGGAA GAGGGTGTAACCACTGTGTACACGAACGTCGAACGTGTAACGGCGGATTGGGGAAGAAACTACAAGGCGACGCCTGAATTTGCGACAGCTAAAATACAGGTGTGGTGGGACATGTTTGACTGTCCGATACCCCAAGGTTATGATGCTCGTCAGGTCCGTCCGAGTATAGAAGCGGCATTCAAGGAACTAGGTTACTCTGGTCCTGTCTCCATCACTGCCTATGGCGACCATAAACATACTCCCCTACAAGCTCTCTCTTCCACTGGTGTCCATGTTGCACATGCCGTTCCCG GTGTCGAATACAAGCGCATGGCTGGAGATGTGAGGGAATGGCATGCTGATAATCCTCCTCAAACAGCTGCTATAATGATGGTCATATCGGATAATGTGGACATCATTTCAATTGGTCTTGTCAAGCTACTACAAGAGAATAAATACAACCTTTTTCTGGCTTATTCGTTTAGGCCTTACCAAATGTCATACCTGCTCACTTCTGCAGAGTGGCTCTGGGAAAGCTTACTTGCAGGTCCTCTCACGAAGCACAGTCTTCTCAGTGAAAGTGAAAGCAGTGTATCTACCGCAATGTTTCATTGCAAATTGTGCCGCTTTGATACCATAAGCATTGATAATTTCAGGGCACATCTCTTAAGTGATGAAAAACATGCGCAAGAA GTAAACTCTGATATGATTACCGAAATAAAGCCCGAGTCTGGAGAGTATAGAAGAACATTGAATCT GTCATATGACCGACAGGCTTTTCACTACAACAGCCTTGTTAAGGCAAGCAAGAAGACTACtcttcttttacaaaaaaaagagaagactaCTCTTCAGCAAGCTGCGCAAGGTAAAACAGCTGTGTACTGGGATTATGAGAACGTGCCAGTCCCATACGACTTCCCTGCGGAAACGTTTACCAGCACATCATGA
- the LOC125583544 gene encoding uncharacterized protein LOC125583544 isoform X3: MYRNMVEWRDQNPPPATMMIISNQVGSQFSWDLVRLQQRTLYNLFLAYSVRPVFSIVLSTSQEWRWKELLQNKRSAPLVVVQGAKLYCKSCNYGSQRLKKFRKHLSSYNHAREEGVTTVYTNVERVTADWGRNYKATPEFATAKIQVWWDMFDCPIPQGYDARQVPPSIEAAFKELGYSGPVSITAYGDHKHTPLQALSSTGVHVAHAVPEWLWESLLAGPLTKHSLLSESESSVSTAMFHCKLCRFDTISIDNFRAHLLSDEKHAQEEKVFSNLIYIVFKTRGDVE; this comes from the exons ATGTATCGGAATATGGTGGAATGGCGAGATCAAAATCCTCCTCCGGCTACAATGATGATCATATCAAATCAGGTGGGAAGTCAATTCTCCTGGGATCTGGTCCGGCTACAACAACGGACGCTATACAACCTTTTTCTGGCTTATTCAGTTAGGCCAGTATTTAGTATTGTCCTCTCCACAAGTCAAGAGTGGCGCTGGAAAGAATTGCTACAAAATAAACGAAGCGCACCGCTTGTTGTTGTTCAGGGCGCCAAGTTGTATTGTAAGTCGTGCAATTACGGTAGCCAACGCCTGAAGAAATTCAGGAAGCATCTCTCGAGTTATAATCATGCACGGGAA GAGGGTGTAACCACTGTGTACACGAACGTCGAACGTGTAACGGCGGATTGGGGAAGAAACTACAAGGCGACGCCTGAATTTGCGACAGCTAAAATACAGGTGTGGTGGGACATGTTTGACTGTCCGATACCCCAAGGTTATGATGCTCGTCAGGTCCCTCCGAGTATAGAAGCGGCATTCAAGGAACTAGGTTACTCTGGTCCTGTCTCCATCACTGCCTATGGCGACCATAAACATACTCCCCTACAAGCTCTCTCTTCCACTGGTGTCCATGTTGCACATGCCGTTCCCG AGTGGCTCTGGGAAAGCTTACTTGCAGGTCCTCTCACGAAGCACAGTCTTCTCAGTGAAAGTGAAAGCAGTGTATCTACCGCAATGTTTCATTGCAAATTGTGCCGCTTTGATACCATAAGCATTGATAATTTCAGGGCACATCTCTTAAGTGATGAAAAACATGCGCAAGAA GagaaagtattttcgaatttaatatatattgtattcaAAACGCGAGGCGATGTCGAGTAG
- the LOC125583544 gene encoding uncharacterized protein LOC125583544 isoform X2, with protein sequence MYRNMVEWRDQNPPPATMMIISNQVGSQFSWDLVRLQQRTLYNLFLAYSVRPVFSIVLSTSQEWRWKELLQNKRSAPLVVVQGAKLYCKSCNYGSQRLKKFRKHLSSYNHAREEGVTTVYTNVERVTADWGRNYKATPEFATAKIQVWWDMFDCPIPQGYDARQVPPSIEAAFKELGYSGPVSITAYGDHKHTPLQALSSTGVHVAHAVPGVEYKRMAGDVREWHADNPPQTAAIIMVISDNVDIISIEWLWESLLAGPLTKHSLLSESESSVSTAMFHCKLCRFDTISIDNFRAHLLSDEKHAQEEKVFSNLIYIVFKTRGDVE encoded by the exons ATGTATCGGAATATGGTGGAATGGCGAGATCAAAATCCTCCTCCGGCTACAATGATGATCATATCAAATCAGGTGGGAAGTCAATTCTCCTGGGATCTGGTCCGGCTACAACAACGGACGCTATACAACCTTTTTCTGGCTTATTCAGTTAGGCCAGTATTTAGTATTGTCCTCTCCACAAGTCAAGAGTGGCGCTGGAAAGAATTGCTACAAAATAAACGAAGCGCACCGCTTGTTGTTGTTCAGGGCGCCAAGTTGTATTGTAAGTCGTGCAATTACGGTAGCCAACGCCTGAAGAAATTCAGGAAGCATCTCTCGAGTTATAATCATGCACGGGAA GAGGGTGTAACCACTGTGTACACGAACGTCGAACGTGTAACGGCGGATTGGGGAAGAAACTACAAGGCGACGCCTGAATTTGCGACAGCTAAAATACAGGTGTGGTGGGACATGTTTGACTGTCCGATACCCCAAGGTTATGATGCTCGTCAGGTCCCTCCGAGTATAGAAGCGGCATTCAAGGAACTAGGTTACTCTGGTCCTGTCTCCATCACTGCCTATGGCGACCATAAACATACTCCCCTACAAGCTCTCTCTTCCACTGGTGTCCATGTTGCACATGCCGTTCCCG GTGTCGAATACAAGCGCATGGCTGGAGATGTGAGGGAATGGCATGCTGATAATCCTCCTCAAACAGCTGCTATAATAATGGTCATATCGGATAATGTGGACATCATTTCAATTG AGTGGCTCTGGGAAAGCTTACTTGCAGGTCCTCTCACGAAGCACAGTCTTCTCAGTGAAAGTGAAAGCAGTGTATCTACCGCAATGTTTCATTGCAAATTGTGCCGCTTTGATACCATAAGCATTGATAATTTCAGGGCACATCTCTTAAGTGATGAAAAACATGCGCAAGAA GagaaagtattttcgaatttaatatatattgtattcaAAACGCGAGGCGATGTCGAGTAG